The genomic region CAGTCCATCGTCGCGGCGCTGGACGCCGCCGGCGTCCCGGTCATCGAGGTCACCCACGGTGATGGCCTCGGTGGGTCGAGCTTCAACTACGGCTTCTCCAAGACGCCCGAGCAGGAACTGATCAAGCTGGCCGCCGAGACGGCCAAGGAATCCAAGATCGCCTTCCTGATGCTGCCCGGTTTGGGTACCAAGGACGACATCAAGGAAGCCCAGAACAACGGCGGGTCGATCTGCCGGATCGCCACACACTGCACCGAGGCCGATGTCTCGATCCAGCACTTCGGCCTCGCGCGTGAACTCGGGCTGGAGACCGTGGGCTTCCTGATGATGTCCCATACCATTGCGCCGGAGAAGCTGGCCGCGCAGGCCCGCATCATGGCCGATGCGGGATGCCAGTGCGTTTACGTCGTGGACTCGGCGGGTGCCCTGGTGCTCGAAGGCGTGACCGACCGGGTCGCCGCGTTGGTCGCCGAACTCGGGTCGGATGCGCAGGTTGGCTTCCACGGCCACGAGAACCTGGGTCTGGGCGTGGCCAACAGCGTGGCGGCCGTGCGGGCGGGAGCCAAGCAGATCGACGGCAGCACTCGCCGGTTCGGCGCCGGTGCGGGCAACGCGCCGGTGGAGGCCATGATCGG from Mycolicibacterium sp. YH-1 harbors:
- the dmpG gene encoding 4-hydroxy-2-oxovalerate aldolase — protein: MSISEEIFFNPVWDVRMTDTSLRDGSHHKRHQFTKDEVQSIVAALDAAGVPVIEVTHGDGLGGSSFNYGFSKTPEQELIKLAAETAKESKIAFLMLPGLGTKDDIKEAQNNGGSICRIATHCTEADVSIQHFGLARELGLETVGFLMMSHTIAPEKLAAQARIMADAGCQCVYVVDSAGALVLEGVTDRVAALVAELGSDAQVGFHGHENLGLGVANSVAAVRAGAKQIDGSTRRFGAGAGNAPVEAMIGVFDKIGVKTGIDFFEIADAAEDVVRPAMPAECLLDRNALIMGYSGVYSSFLKHAIRQSERYGVPAHQLLHRAGQRKLIGGQEDQLIDIALEIKREQEAAATAG